One region of Flavobacteriales bacterium genomic DNA includes:
- the carA gene encoding glutamine-hydrolyzing carbamoyl-phosphate synthase small subunit, translating to MKYFEKSPAVLLLEDGTVFYGRSAGKIGTATGEICFNTGMTGYQEVFTDPSYFGQIMVTTNVHIGNYGIHADESESDRMKIAGLVCRNFTSMFSRIGAQGDIQEYFLEQNMVAITDVDTRALVRHIRSKGAMNAVISSAELDLDKLKAILSETPSMEGLELASKVSVKEPYDLGDKDAQVKVAVLDLGVKQNILRCLLDQGCQLRVFPYNTSIEEMMEWNPDGFMISNGPGDPAPLTGVVETMKKIIATDLPVFGICLGHQIIALANGISTFKMHHGHRGINHPVKNLDTGKCEITSQNHGFGVTAEDVKNNANIEVTHINLNDDTIEGFKLKDRKVFSVQYHPEAAPGPNDARYLFEQFMVFIRETQNVNA from the coding sequence ATGAAATATTTCGAAAAATCACCGGCGGTACTGCTCCTTGAGGACGGTACCGTTTTTTATGGCCGTTCGGCAGGGAAGATAGGAACCGCAACCGGAGAAATATGTTTCAATACGGGCATGACCGGATATCAGGAGGTATTTACCGATCCGTCTTACTTCGGACAGATCATGGTTACCACCAACGTGCATATTGGAAACTATGGCATTCACGCCGATGAAAGTGAATCTGACCGCATGAAGATTGCCGGTCTGGTCTGCCGCAATTTTACCAGTATGTTCTCGCGTATAGGCGCCCAGGGAGATATCCAGGAATACTTTCTGGAACAGAACATGGTCGCGATCACCGATGTGGATACGCGTGCACTCGTTCGCCACATCCGCAGCAAGGGTGCAATGAATGCCGTGATATCATCCGCCGAGCTGGACCTGGATAAACTGAAGGCCATTCTTTCAGAAACCCCATCCATGGAAGGCCTGGAACTGGCATCAAAAGTATCTGTCAAAGAACCATATGATCTTGGTGACAAAGATGCACAGGTGAAAGTAGCAGTGCTGGACCTCGGTGTAAAGCAGAATATCTTAAGATGTCTCCTGGATCAGGGATGCCAGCTACGGGTATTCCCATACAATACCTCCATTGAAGAAATGATGGAGTGGAATCCGGATGGATTCATGATCTCCAATGGCCCTGGTGATCCGGCTCCACTGACTGGTGTCGTGGAAACCATGAAGAAGATCATCGCCACGGATCTGCCGGTTTTCGGAATATGCCTGGGACATCAGATCATCGCACTCGCCAATGGTATTTCTACTTTTAAGATGCACCATGGTCACCGTGGCATCAACCATCCGGTAAAGAATCTTGATACCGGTAAATGTGAGATCACTTCGCAAAATCACGGGTTTGGTGTGACTGCCGAGGATGTGAAGAACAATGCGAATATCGAAGTGACCCACATCAATCTGAATGATGATACCATCGAAGGTTTTAAGTTGAAAGACCGCAAAGTATTCTCCGTACAATATCATCCGGAAGCAGCGCCCGGACCCAATGACGCAAGATATTTATTCGAACAGTTCATGGTCTTTATCCGTGAAACACAAAACGTAAACGCATAA
- the eno gene encoding phosphopyruvate hydratase, translating into MGHISVIHARQILDSRGNPTIEVEVYTDAGGQGRAAVPSGASTGKHEAVELRDGDKGKYLGKGVTKAVQNVNTVLAEELRGVYIFDQDGIDRTMVALDGSDNKGNLGANAILGVSLACARAAADELGQPLYRYVGGVNANLLPVPMMNILNGGAHADNKIDFQEFMIMPTGAETFSESLRMGTEVFHQLKQVLKDKGHSTNVGDEGGFAPNLKSNEEAIKVVIQAIEKAGYRPGEDIFIAMDAAASEMYDAKKKKYHFKWSSGEYLTSSEMVTFWADWANKYPIISIEDGLDEDDWKGWVELTEELGDEVQLVGDDLFVTNSERLAEGISKRAANSILVKVNQIGTLTETINAVEMAQRNGYFSVMSHRSGETEDTTIADLAIALKTGQIKTGSASRSDRIAKYNQLLRIEEAMGNSARFLGKNFFFAR; encoded by the coding sequence ATGGGACACATCTCAGTCATTCATGCCCGCCAGATACTCGATTCAAGAGGTAATCCCACTATTGAAGTGGAGGTGTACACCGATGCAGGAGGCCAGGGCCGTGCTGCGGTTCCGTCAGGAGCTTCCACCGGAAAACATGAAGCGGTAGAACTAAGAGATGGTGATAAGGGAAAGTACCTGGGTAAAGGTGTGACAAAAGCAGTGCAGAATGTTAATACCGTACTCGCTGAAGAATTACGTGGTGTTTACATCTTTGACCAGGATGGAATTGACCGTACCATGGTGGCTCTTGATGGAAGCGATAACAAAGGCAACCTCGGTGCCAACGCAATTCTTGGCGTTTCACTTGCCTGCGCAAGAGCAGCTGCAGACGAACTCGGTCAACCCCTGTATCGTTATGTAGGTGGTGTCAATGCCAACCTGTTGCCCGTTCCCATGATGAACATCCTTAACGGTGGCGCACATGCGGATAACAAAATTGATTTCCAGGAATTCATGATCATGCCTACTGGAGCGGAAACGTTTTCCGAATCCCTGCGCATGGGCACCGAAGTCTTTCATCAGCTGAAGCAGGTGTTGAAAGACAAGGGACATTCTACCAACGTTGGAGATGAGGGTGGTTTCGCACCCAACCTGAAGTCCAATGAAGAAGCCATCAAAGTGGTTATTCAGGCTATTGAAAAGGCAGGATACCGTCCGGGCGAGGATATCTTCATCGCCATGGATGCTGCGGCTTCAGAGATGTATGATGCCAAAAAGAAGAAATACCATTTCAAATGGTCAAGTGGTGAATACCTGACCTCTTCGGAGATGGTTACCTTCTGGGCAGACTGGGCAAATAAATATCCGATCATTTCCATTGAAGACGGCCTGGATGAGGATGACTGGAAAGGCTGGGTCGAACTCACCGAAGAGTTAGGCGATGAAGTGCAACTGGTGGGTGATGACCTGTTCGTAACCAATTCGGAGCGCCTGGCTGAAGGTATCTCTAAAAGAGCTGCGAACTCCATCCTGGTAAAGGTGAATCAGATCGGTACACTTACCGAAACGATCAATGCAGTGGAGATGGCACAACGCAACGGTTACTTCTCCGTGATGAGTCACCGTTCGGGTGAAACGGAAGATACCACCATTGCCGATCTGGCGATTGCGCTGAAGACCGGGCAGATCAAAACAGGATCTGCATCCCG